Proteins found in one uncultured Campylobacter sp. genomic segment:
- the fldA gene encoding flavodoxin FldA has protein sequence MIGIIFGSSMGNTEEAAGFLAENLGLENELLNVANCDAAKLNGFDKLILGVSTWGTGDLQDDWDAFDFRGLKLNGKTVAIFGMGDAESYSDSFCGAMGKLYDEVVKAGANVVGAVSVDGYKFDESEAVRDGKFVGLPLDADNESEKTEPRISAWIEQIKPHFA, from the coding sequence ATGATAGGTATCATTTTTGGAAGCAGTATGGGAAATACTGAGGAGGCGGCGGGCTTTTTAGCCGAGAATTTGGGGCTAGAAAACGAGCTTTTAAACGTAGCAAACTGCGACGCGGCTAAGCTAAACGGCTTTGACAAGCTGATTTTGGGCGTTTCTACCTGGGGTACGGGCGATTTGCAAGACGATTGGGACGCGTTTGATTTTCGCGGATTAAAGCTTAACGGAAAGACGGTTGCGATATTTGGCATGGGCGATGCGGAAAGCTACTCAGATAGCTTTTGCGGCGCGATGGGTAAGCTTTACGATGAGGTCGTAAAAGCGGGCGCAAACGTCGTGGGCGCAGTATCCGTGGACGGATATAAATTTGACGAATCAGAAGCCGTAAGAGACGGTAAATTCGTCGGTCTGCCGCTTGATGCCGATAACGAAAGCGAAAAAACCGAGCCTAGAATCAGCGCCTGGATAGAGCAGATCAAACCTCATTTTGCTTAA
- a CDS encoding DUF2325 domain-containing protein: MSVLVIGADEITPIKAVLKDLGAEAIEHWDARNENRVNRKPIPQDTECVVMLTSFLNHNTMKTIKNQAKKRNIPIVCAKRSVSCVFSEYCKVFGLDKEFGCCKTKD; this comes from the coding sequence ATGTCAGTTTTAGTTATCGGAGCCGACGAGATAACGCCTATAAAAGCAGTCCTAAAAGACCTCGGCGCGGAAGCGATCGAACACTGGGACGCGCGCAACGAAAACCGCGTAAATCGCAAACCCATCCCGCAAGATACCGAGTGCGTCGTGATGCTAACCAGTTTTTTAAATCACAACACGATGAAAACGATAAAAAACCAAGCCAAAAAGCGCAATATCCCGATCGTCTGCGCCAAAAGAAGCGTCAGCTGCGTGTTTAGCGAGTATTGCAAAGTCTTTGGGCTAGATAAGGAATTTGGATGCTGCAAGACAAAAGACTAA
- a CDS encoding aspartate/glutamate racemase family protein has product MKKIGLIGGMSFESTITYYEQINCKINERLGGLSSAEILLSSVNFEEIEVCQRENRWEDAGEILARHARILQGGGADFIFICTNTMHRCFDAVQSAVSVPVAHIADATLKALKNAGVAKVGLLGTVYTMTQDFYKSRLIEGGAEVLLPSAEDMAEVNRVIFEELCYGKIAPSSKANFLRIIEDFRSRGAQGAILGCTEIGMLVSQADTDVRLFDTTQIHIDAAVEAALS; this is encoded by the coding sequence ATGAAAAAAATCGGCCTAATCGGCGGGATGAGTTTTGAGTCTACGATAACGTATTACGAGCAAATAAATTGCAAAATAAACGAGCGTCTAGGCGGGCTAAGCAGCGCGGAGATACTGCTAAGCAGCGTAAATTTCGAGGAGATCGAGGTCTGCCAGCGCGAAAACAGATGGGAGGACGCGGGCGAAATTTTGGCGCGTCACGCGAGGATTTTACAAGGCGGCGGGGCGGATTTTATCTTCATCTGCACGAACACGATGCACAGGTGCTTTGACGCCGTACAAAGCGCCGTTAGCGTGCCTGTGGCGCACATCGCGGACGCCACACTAAAAGCGCTAAAAAACGCAGGCGTCGCCAAAGTAGGGCTGCTCGGCACCGTCTATACGATGACGCAGGATTTTTACAAAAGTCGGCTGATAGAGGGCGGCGCGGAGGTGCTTTTGCCAAGCGCGGAGGATATGGCGGAAGTAAATCGCGTCATCTTCGAGGAGCTTTGCTACGGCAAAATCGCGCCTAGCTCAAAGGCGAATTTCTTGCGCATCATCGAGGATTTTAGGTCGCGCGGCGCGCAAGGAGCGATACTTGGCTGCACCGAGATAGGCATGCTGGTATCGCAGGCGGATACGGATGTGCGGCTTTTTGATACGACGCAGATACACATAGATGCGGCAGTTGAGGCGGCGCTGTCGTAG
- a CDS encoding DUF4198 domain-containing protein, whose protein sequence is MNKHLFALLALAAFSSHSLAHEFWLFGSSKDVTSVEIGYADDFPTVEKIPDNRIALFEAPYVIAKNGEKLSLKQSGENYHYERGKLDDGSYLIAGEYKPTFWTKASDGTWYMGKTKEDIKDAKYCKKASMSAKGVINKNAKDDSVTKPSNQRLEIVPLENPANFKVGVPFKVKILFEGKPLESATLNGTFDGFLKEKSAFHGETEPDGTIEVLALKPGKWLLQVVHKMPFADSKICDDETIAATLAFELK, encoded by the coding sequence ATGAACAAGCATTTATTTGCACTTTTGGCTTTGGCGGCATTTAGCAGCCACTCTTTGGCTCACGAGTTTTGGCTGTTTGGAAGCAGCAAAGACGTAACTAGCGTTGAGATCGGCTATGCGGACGATTTTCCGACTGTTGAAAAGATCCCGGATAACAGGATTGCTCTATTTGAAGCCCCGTACGTCATAGCCAAAAACGGCGAAAAGCTTAGCCTAAAACAAAGCGGCGAAAACTACCACTACGAAAGAGGCAAGCTTGATGACGGCTCTTACCTTATAGCTGGCGAGTATAAGCCTACGTTTTGGACAAAGGCTAGCGATGGCACATGGTACATGGGCAAAACCAAAGAAGATATCAAAGACGCCAAATACTGCAAAAAAGCGAGCATGAGCGCAAAAGGCGTCATAAACAAAAACGCGAAGGACGACTCCGTAACAAAGCCTTCCAATCAGCGTTTAGAGATAGTTCCGCTTGAAAATCCGGCAAATTTCAAAGTTGGCGTACCGTTTAAAGTTAAAATTCTATTTGAAGGCAAGCCGCTAGAAAGCGCTACGCTTAATGGAACATTTGACGGCTTTTTGAAAGAAAAAAGTGCATTTCACGGCGAAACTGAGCCAGACGGCACGATAGAGGTGCTGGCTCTTAAACCTGGAAAGTGGCTACTACAAGTGGTGCATAAAATGCCGTTTGCCGACTCGAAAATTTGCGATGACGAGACGATCGCAGCAACTCTTGCGTTTGAGCTAAAATAG
- a CDS encoding DNA-deoxyinosine glycosylase has product MSQTHPFQPIFDKNSKILILGSFPSVVSRKFGFYYANPQNRFWRVLAGILNAPLPGSTDEKIDFLLAHRIAIYDAAISCEIKGSSDAKMTAVAPANLEPIFSGASIAQVFSNGGKAYEICKKYLEDEILKATKNAVIKLPSTSPANAKFSIDKLANEWSVIAEALK; this is encoded by the coding sequence ATGAGCCAAACCCATCCTTTTCAACCGATTTTTGATAAAAACTCTAAAATTTTAATCCTCGGCTCCTTTCCTTCCGTCGTTTCTCGTAAATTTGGCTTTTACTACGCAAATCCGCAAAATCGCTTCTGGCGCGTGCTGGCCGGGATTTTAAACGCTCCGTTACCAGGAAGCACGGATGAAAAGATAGATTTTCTACTCGCTCACCGTATCGCTATCTACGACGCTGCGATCTCATGCGAGATAAAGGGCTCGAGCGATGCTAAAATGACCGCCGTCGCGCCTGCAAATTTAGAGCCGATTTTTAGCGGCGCGAGCATAGCGCAGGTATTTTCAAACGGCGGCAAGGCTTATGAAATTTGTAAAAAATATTTAGAAGACGAGATTTTAAAAGCGACCAAAAATGCGGTGATAAAGCTACCATCGACCAGCCCTGCAAATGCCAAATTTAGTATAGATAAACTTGCGAACGAATGGTCGGTGATAGCTGAGGCCTTAAAGTAG
- the nifJ gene encoding pyruvate:ferredoxin (flavodoxin) oxidoreductase, giving the protein MAKIMKTMDGNEAAAHAAYAFTEVAGIYPITPSSPMADYTDMWAAQGKKNLFGMPVKVVEMQSEGGAAGTVHGSLQVGALTTTYTASQGLLLKIPNMYKIAGQLLPGVIHVSARSIAAQALSIFGDHQDIYACRQTGFAMLASGSVQEVMDIAGVAHLAAIKGRVPFLHFFDGFRTSHEIQKVEVLDYAHFDRLLDREALQKFRDEALSPESPKTRGTAQNDDIYFQTRELANRYYDAIPDIVAEYLKEISKITGRDYRPFNYYGDPHATRVVVAMGSVTQTLEEVVDHLRAKGEKVGVLKVHLYRPFSLKYLFDVMPETVEKIAVLDRTKEPGSLGEPLYLDVKAAFYGRKNQPVIVGGRYGLSSKDVDPAQMLAVFENLNLREPKNGFTVGIEDDVTFTSLKVGEKISLSDASVKECLFYGLGADGTVGANKNSIKIIGDKTDLYAQAYFAYDSKKSGGYTRSHLRFGKNPIRSTYLVSNPHFVACSVAAYLEIYDVIDGIREGGTFLLNSIWNAEQTVAKLPNKVKKILAAKKVNFYIINATKLAREIGLKNRTNTIMQSAFFKLADIIPFADAQKYMKEYAHKAYAKKGEAIVEMNYKAIDMGADGLVKVAVDPSWANLTDGASAEEKYVGDEFIEKIVKPINAARGDSLPVSAFVGFEDGHFKSGTTAYEKRGIGVMVPKWIEGNCIQCNQCAFVCPHAVIRPFLIDENELAAAPQTVQDHVLDAKGKEVKGLKYKIQVSPLDCTGCELCAQICPSKEKSLVMVPLAEEMERHEQENADYLFKKVTYKDDLMSKDSVKGVGFAQPLFEFHGACPGCGETPYIGLVTRLFGDRMIVANATGCSSIYGGSAPSTPYTTNKEGKGVAWANSLFEDNAEFGMGMNVAVETLRHRIEDVMLRTKDAAPNALAALYSDWIAHKNDGEKTTQIAKILTPILEQNLSVEGVKEILELKRYLVKKSQWIIGGDGWAYDIGFGGLDHVLASGENVNVLVLDTEVYSNTGGQSSKSSRAGSIAQFTASGKPMQKKDLGYIAMTYGNIFVAQINSNASQANTIKAIAAAEAYDGPSLVIAYSPCIAHGIKGGMAYSGGQGELATKCGYWPTYVYDPRLIKEGKNPLKMTSKEPDWSLYEEFLLNEVRYNSLRKTNPEHADELLAKNKADAQRRYRQLKRLSLADFSDEVESGAPESAEDAPAGTVAE; this is encoded by the coding sequence ATGGCTAAAATAATGAAAACTATGGACGGAAACGAAGCTGCGGCGCACGCGGCTTACGCATTTACGGAGGTTGCGGGCATCTACCCGATCACTCCTAGCTCGCCGATGGCCGACTACACCGATATGTGGGCGGCTCAGGGCAAGAAAAATCTATTCGGCATGCCCGTTAAGGTAGTCGAAATGCAAAGCGAGGGCGGGGCTGCGGGCACCGTGCACGGCTCGCTGCAAGTAGGCGCGCTAACCACCACATACACGGCTTCGCAAGGACTTTTGCTAAAAATCCCAAATATGTACAAAATCGCAGGCCAGCTACTACCCGGCGTTATCCATGTGAGCGCGCGCTCTATCGCTGCTCAGGCGCTTTCTATCTTTGGCGATCATCAGGATATTTATGCCTGTCGCCAAACGGGATTTGCTATGCTGGCAAGCGGTTCCGTGCAAGAGGTCATGGATATCGCCGGCGTCGCGCATCTAGCGGCGATCAAGGGTCGCGTACCGTTTTTGCACTTTTTCGACGGATTTCGCACGAGCCATGAGATACAAAAGGTCGAGGTGCTTGACTACGCGCACTTTGATAGGCTTCTTGACCGTGAGGCGCTGCAAAAATTTAGAGACGAGGCGCTAAGCCCCGAGAGTCCGAAAACTCGCGGTACGGCGCAAAATGACGATATTTACTTTCAGACGCGCGAGCTAGCCAACCGCTACTACGACGCGATTCCTGATATCGTGGCCGAGTATCTAAAAGAAATTTCAAAAATCACGGGACGCGATTATCGTCCGTTTAATTATTACGGCGATCCGCATGCTACGCGCGTCGTGGTCGCGATGGGTTCGGTAACGCAAACTCTCGAAGAGGTCGTCGATCACCTACGCGCAAAGGGCGAAAAAGTAGGCGTGCTAAAGGTGCATCTATACCGTCCGTTTAGTCTAAAATACCTCTTTGACGTGATGCCTGAGACGGTAGAAAAGATCGCCGTGCTAGACCGCACAAAAGAGCCCGGAAGCCTCGGCGAGCCGCTATATCTGGACGTCAAGGCTGCGTTTTACGGACGCAAAAATCAGCCTGTGATCGTGGGCGGTCGCTACGGCCTAAGCTCAAAAGACGTCGATCCTGCGCAAATGCTGGCGGTTTTTGAGAATTTAAATTTAAGAGAACCTAAAAACGGCTTTACCGTCGGTATCGAGGACGACGTGACATTTACATCGTTAAAAGTCGGCGAGAAAATTTCGCTAAGCGACGCAAGCGTGAAGGAGTGCCTATTTTACGGTCTTGGCGCGGACGGTACCGTAGGAGCCAATAAAAACTCCATCAAAATCATCGGCGATAAAACCGATCTTTACGCGCAGGCGTATTTTGCCTACGATAGCAAAAAATCAGGCGGCTACACGCGCTCGCACCTACGTTTTGGTAAAAACCCGATCCGCTCGACCTATCTCGTCTCAAATCCGCACTTCGTAGCCTGCTCGGTCGCGGCGTATCTTGAAATTTACGACGTCATAGACGGTATCCGCGAGGGCGGGACGTTCCTGCTAAACTCGATCTGGAACGCCGAGCAGACGGTTGCTAAACTGCCGAATAAAGTAAAGAAAATTTTGGCCGCTAAAAAGGTAAATTTCTACATCATCAACGCTACCAAGCTAGCTCGCGAGATCGGGCTAAAAAACCGCACGAACACCATCATGCAGTCGGCGTTTTTTAAACTTGCAGACATCATCCCGTTTGCCGATGCGCAAAAATACATGAAAGAGTACGCGCACAAAGCCTACGCCAAAAAGGGCGAAGCGATCGTAGAGATGAACTACAAGGCCATCGACATGGGCGCGGACGGGCTGGTTAAGGTCGCGGTTGATCCTAGCTGGGCAAATTTGACGGATGGCGCGAGCGCGGAGGAAAAATACGTCGGCGACGAATTTATAGAAAAAATCGTCAAGCCTATCAACGCCGCCAGGGGCGATAGCTTGCCCGTTTCGGCCTTTGTTGGCTTTGAAGACGGACACTTTAAATCAGGCACCACGGCCTACGAAAAACGCGGCATCGGAGTAATGGTGCCAAAGTGGATCGAGGGCAACTGCATCCAGTGTAACCAGTGCGCCTTCGTTTGCCCGCACGCGGTCATCCGCCCGTTTCTCATCGATGAAAACGAGCTTGCTGCCGCGCCGCAAACCGTGCAAGATCACGTCCTAGACGCCAAAGGCAAAGAGGTAAAAGGACTAAAATATAAAATCCAAGTGAGCCCGCTTGACTGCACGGGCTGCGAGCTATGCGCTCAAATTTGCCCGAGCAAGGAAAAATCGCTCGTCATGGTGCCGCTAGCCGAGGAGATGGAGCGGCACGAGCAGGAAAACGCCGATTATTTGTTTAAAAAAGTAACCTACAAAGACGATCTAATGAGCAAAGATAGCGTCAAGGGCGTGGGATTTGCGCAGCCGCTGTTTGAGTTTCACGGTGCGTGCCCAGGTTGCGGCGAGACGCCTTATATCGGGCTTGTTACGAGACTATTTGGCGACCGTATGATCGTGGCAAACGCCACCGGTTGTAGCTCAATCTACGGCGGTAGCGCGCCTTCGACGCCTTATACGACGAACAAAGAGGGCAAGGGCGTAGCGTGGGCGAACTCGCTGTTCGAGGATAACGCGGAGTTTGGCATGGGTATGAACGTCGCGGTAGAGACGCTTCGCCACCGTATCGAAGACGTCATGCTACGCACCAAAGACGCCGCACCAAACGCTCTAGCCGCGCTATACTCCGACTGGATCGCGCATAAAAACGACGGCGAGAAAACGACGCAAATCGCTAAAATTTTAACGCCGATTTTGGAGCAAAATTTAAGCGTAGAGGGCGTAAAAGAAATTTTAGAGTTAAAAAGATACCTCGTCAAAAAATCCCAGTGGATCATCGGCGGCGACGGCTGGGCGTACGATATCGGCTTTGGCGGGCTTGACCACGTACTAGCCAGCGGCGAGAACGTAAACGTGCTGGTGCTTGACACCGAGGTCTACTCAAACACCGGCGGTCAAAGCTCAAAATCAAGCCGCGCGGGTTCGATAGCGCAGTTTACCGCTAGCGGCAAGCCGATGCAGAAAAAAGATCTTGGCTACATCGCGATGACCTACGGAAATATCTTCGTAGCTCAAATCAACTCAAACGCGAGCCAAGCAAACACGATAAAAGCCATCGCAGCAGCCGAAGCCTACGACGGACCTAGCCTCGTGATAGCGTATTCGCCGTGTATCGCGCACGGTATAAAAGGCGGCATGGCCTACTCCGGCGGCCAAGGCGAGCTAGCGACCAAGTGCGGCTACTGGCCGACCTACGTCTACGATCCGCGTCTAATCAAAGAGGGCAAAAATCCGCTCAAAATGACCTCAAAAGAGCCGGACTGGTCGCTTTACGAGGAGTTTTTGCTAAACGAGGTTCGCTACAATTCGCTTAGAAAAACAAATCCTGAGCACGCGGACGAGCTGCTAGCTAAAAACAAGGCCGACGCGCAAAGACGCTACCGCCAGCTAAAACGCCTAAGCTTGGCTGACTTTAGCGATGAGGTCGAGTCTGGCGCGCCTGAGAGTGCCGAGGATGCCCCTGCCGGTACCGTAGCCGAGTAG
- a CDS encoding HAD family hydrolase yields MKKTILFDLDGTLIDSTPAILDGFGAAFRAHGEPAPSPEAVKALVGHPLDFMFAGLGAPTQLVPDYIAAYKTRYEQIFLEQTSLLEGAAGALALASEVADVGVVTTKTSKFSVILLEHLGVMKFIKTVIGRDDVVNPKPDPEPINTALERLGKTSSQDKASAFMIGDTTMDLESAKGAGIAGVGLVCGYGKEADLREHSNLIFKNAFEAVKFIA; encoded by the coding sequence ATGAAAAAAACCATACTTTTTGACCTCGACGGTACGCTCATCGACTCGACGCCTGCGATCCTTGACGGATTTGGCGCAGCGTTTCGCGCTCACGGCGAACCTGCTCCGAGTCCTGAAGCCGTTAAGGCTCTAGTCGGCCATCCGCTTGATTTTATGTTTGCGGGGCTTGGTGCGCCGACGCAGCTCGTGCCTGATTATATCGCCGCGTATAAGACGCGTTACGAGCAGATTTTTTTGGAGCAAACATCGCTACTTGAGGGGGCGGCGGGTGCGTTGGCACTTGCCAGCGAGGTTGCGGACGTTGGCGTCGTGACGACGAAAACGTCGAAATTTTCAGTCATTTTGCTTGAGCACTTGGGCGTTATGAAATTTATCAAAACAGTGATCGGCAGAGACGACGTAGTAAATCCAAAACCAGACCCCGAGCCCATAAACACGGCTCTTGAGCGGCTAGGCAAAACGAGCTCGCAAGATAAGGCGAGCGCCTTTATGATCGGCGATACGACGATGGATCTGGAGTCGGCGAAGGGTGCCGGGATCGCTGGCGTAGGGCTAGTTTGCGGCTACGGCAAGGAGGCTGATTTGCGCGAGCATTCAAATTTGATCTTTAAAAACGCATTTGAGGCGGTTAAATTTATAGCGTAG
- a CDS encoding mechanosensitive ion channel yields MDEIKFELIWSLISSYSLKILGSIAILLIGKWLVAKITNLISKLIISSRLDETLSSFLLNIIKTLLMAFVIIAAIANLGVETSMFVAALGAGLAIGMAFKDTFSNIGAGFLIIFFRPFKLKDHIEVAGVQGAVKEINMFSTVLRTADHKTIIIPNGRIISSNIINFSKEGTRRVELIFSIDYKDDLKLAKEIILNLAAENKKILKEPKPFVGVGSLGENSVNLTARFWCASDDFSDVQFAMLESVKLAFDAKGISIPSPQLSIRYQDKKQDNQI; encoded by the coding sequence ATGGATGAGATTAAATTCGAACTTATTTGGTCGTTAATCTCATCCTATTCTTTAAAAATTTTAGGTTCTATCGCCATCTTGCTTATCGGCAAATGGCTAGTAGCTAAAATCACAAATCTTATATCAAAATTAATCATTTCCTCTAGACTTGACGAAACTCTTTCGAGTTTTTTACTAAATATCATCAAAACGCTTCTCATGGCTTTTGTAATTATAGCTGCGATCGCAAATTTGGGCGTAGAGACATCTATGTTTGTTGCTGCGCTAGGTGCCGGTCTTGCTATCGGTATGGCGTTTAAAGATACCTTTTCAAATATCGGCGCAGGGTTTTTGATAATATTTTTTAGGCCGTTTAAACTCAAAGATCACATAGAAGTCGCAGGCGTGCAAGGCGCAGTCAAAGAGATCAATATGTTTAGCACCGTTTTACGTACAGCCGATCACAAAACTATCATTATCCCAAACGGACGCATCATAAGCAGCAACATAATAAACTTCTCAAAAGAGGGCACCAGGCGCGTTGAGCTCATATTTTCCATAGATTATAAAGACGATTTAAAGCTTGCAAAAGAGATCATTTTAAACCTAGCTGCCGAAAATAAAAAGATACTAAAAGAGCCAAAGCCATTCGTCGGGGTCGGGAGTCTGGGTGAAAATAGCGTAAATTTGACAGCTAGATTTTGGTGTGCGAGCGATGATTTTTCGGATGTACAGTTTGCTATGCTAGAGAGCGTCAAGCTCGCATTTGACGCTAAAGGCATCTCTATACCATCGCCGCAGCTTAGCATCCGCTATCAGGATAAAAAACAAGACAATCAAATTTGA
- a CDS encoding OmpA family protein, whose protein sequence is MKKIALALVAATALFAADSAYNYELTPTIGGVHPEGNLGTNEQSAIGLRIGRNLENFFIDHVELGLSHTNKIREYGVDGKATRYFVNAIKDFGLTEKLSLYGLLGAGYEDVSKKFVKNDDGGFGQYGFGLRYQITDNFALRAEAVDAIKFEHADHNVFYTLGFAVGFGAKNAPVVAEAPKAEPVSAPVSLDDDNDGVLNDVDQCPNTPAGVVVDETGCEKVIVLRDIGVNFAFDSYKITPKYLEEIKKVANFMGENPGYRVVLSGHTDSVGAEAYNQKLSEKRANAVAKALEELGVSADKITAVGYGELKPVASNKTKEGRAENRRVEARFNK, encoded by the coding sequence ATGAAAAAGATTGCTCTTGCTTTAGTTGCTGCTACTGCGCTTTTTGCTGCTGATTCAGCTTACAATTACGAACTAACTCCGACAATAGGCGGCGTTCATCCTGAAGGAAATTTGGGAACAAATGAACAGTCAGCTATCGGTTTAAGAATCGGAAGAAACCTTGAAAATTTCTTTATAGACCACGTAGAACTCGGTCTTAGCCACACTAACAAGATAAGAGAGTACGGCGTAGACGGAAAGGCTACTAGATATTTCGTTAATGCTATTAAAGATTTCGGTCTAACTGAAAAACTATCTCTTTACGGCTTGCTTGGCGCAGGATATGAGGATGTCTCAAAAAAATTCGTCAAAAACGATGACGGCGGATTTGGTCAATACGGCTTTGGTTTGAGATATCAAATTACCGATAACTTTGCTCTACGCGCTGAAGCGGTAGATGCTATTAAATTCGAGCACGCAGATCACAATGTATTCTATACTCTAGGTTTTGCAGTTGGCTTCGGTGCTAAAAATGCTCCTGTAGTTGCAGAGGCGCCAAAAGCTGAGCCTGTTTCAGCTCCTGTAAGCCTTGACGATGATAATGACGGCGTTTTAAACGATGTCGATCAATGCCCAAATACACCGGCAGGCGTAGTAGTTGACGAGACTGGTTGCGAGAAAGTTATCGTTCTTAGAGATATCGGCGTAAACTTTGCATTTGATAGCTATAAAATAACTCCAAAATATCTTGAGGAGATCAAGAAAGTAGCTAACTTCATGGGCGAAAATCCAGGCTACCGCGTAGTTCTAAGCGGACATACAGACAGCGTTGGCGCTGAGGCTTACAACCAAAAACTATCTGAAAAAAGAGCAAATGCAGTTGCTAAAGCTCTTGAAGAACTTGGCGTAAGCGCAGACAAGATCACTGCTGTAGGATACGGCGAGCTTAAACCTGTCGCTTCAAATAAAACAAAAGAAGGACGCGCTGAAAATAGACGCGTTGAAGCTAGATTTAATAAATAA